The Streptomyces sp. V4I8 genome includes the window GGAACGCCTCGTGATCCTCGTTGAACACCGTACGGCGCACGCCGCCCACCTCCACCGGTACATGTCTAAGCGCTTGCTCACTCAACCGTACCGGCGAGTATCCACAGGCGTCCAGGGGTCAAGGTCCGTAACGCTCGTCACTCCAGGACCTCCTAGCGGCGCTCCTCGGAACCGGCCCCGACCGGACGCCGCCGCTGCCCGCGTCCCGCCCGCAGCAGCCGTACGCCCACGAACGCCAGGGCCGCCACGGCCACGACCGCCAGGATCACCTTGGAGTAGAGGCCGACCATGTCGGTGACCTCGTGCCAGCGGGCGCCGAGCGCGTAGCCGGCGGCGATGAAGGCGGTGTTCCAGATGAGGCTGCCCGCCGTGGTGAGGGCGAGGAACACGGAGAGCCGCATGCGCTCGACTCCCGCCGGTATCGAGATCAGACTGCGGAAGATGGGCACGAAGCGGCCGAAGAACACGGCCTTGGTGCCGTGCCGGAGGAACCAGGCCTCGGTCCGTTCCACGTCCGCGGCCTTCACCAGCGGCAGCCGCGCCGCCACCGCGATCAGCCGGTCCCGGCCGAAGAGCGCGCCGAGGAGGTACAGGGCCAGTGCACCCACCACCGAGCCGGCCGTCGTCCAGGCAACGGCACCGACGACGTCCATCCCGCCGTGGCTCGCCGTGAACCCCGCCAGCGGCAGGATCACCTCGCTGGGCAGCGGCGGGAAGAGGTTCTCCAGGGCGATGGCCAGTCCGGCGCCCGGACCGCCCAGCTTCTCCATGAGGTCGGCGGCCCAGCCGGCGACTCCGCCGACGGGTGCGTCGGCTGCAGCAGCGATGATCACGCCGCCACTTTACTAAGTCTTGACCTAAAGGCGGCATGAGCACAGGGGCCCCGGGACGGCTCACGCCATCGGACGGCTCACGCCACCCCGGCCGCGCCGAACGCCCCCCGCGCCATCCGGTGCAGCAGCTCCGCCGTGACGCCGCGTCCCGGCAGCGACCCCGGCCGCCCCAGATGCGGGGTCGAGTTCAGCAGCCCGAACACCGAGTGCACGGCCGAGCGGGCCGTCGGCTCGGTCAGTTCCGGGTACACCTCGCGCACGATCTCCACCCACAGCTCGACGTACTGCCGCTGGAGCTGCCGCACGAGCTTGCGGTCGCTGTCGCGGAGGCGGTCCAGCTCACGGTCGTGCAGGGTGATGAGGGGACGGTCGTCGAGGGCGAAGTCGATGTGCCCCTCGATGAGGGAGTCGAGGACCGCCTCGGCCGGCACGCCGTCGGCCTCCGCGAGGCGCCGTTTCGCGCCCGTCAGGAGCTGGCCGCTGATGCCGACCAGCAGCTCGGCGAGCATCGCGTCCTTGCCGGCGAAGTGCCGGTAGAGACCGGGGCCGCTGATGCCCACGGCGGCGCCTATCTCGTCCACGCCGACGCCGTGGAAACCACGCTCGGCGAAGAGCCGCGCGGCCTCCTTGAGGATCTGCTCGCGGCGGGTGGGGGCGTCGGTTCTGGTGGCCATGGAAGCAATTCTAGACAGGGAGGTTAGCGGTCGTTAACCTGAAGGAAATGCGTTAACGCTCATTAACTGGTCGACCACTGGTGAGGGGACCGCAGGATGCACGAGGCACCGGAGCTTGCGAGCGCGGCAGATCCCGCGTCGGAGGCCTGGCGGGCCAACGAGGAGGCCCATCGGGCGCTCGTGGAGGAGCTGCGCGGCAAGCTGGCCGCCGCCCGGCTGGGAGGCGGTGAGAAGGCACGCGCCCGGCACACCGCGCGCGGGAAGCTGCTGCCGCGCGACCGCGTCGACACCCTTCTCGACCCCGGCTCCCCCTTCCTGGAGCTCGCTCCCCTCGCGGCCGACGGCATGTACGAGGGCCAGGCCCCGGCCGCCGGCGTCATCGCCGGGATCGGCCGGGTCAGCGGCCGGGAGTGCGTGATCGTCGCCAACGACGCCACGGTCAAGGGCGGCACGTACTACCCGATGACCGTGAAGAAGCACCTGCGCGCGCAGGAGGTGGCCCTGGAGAACCGCCTGCCGTGCCTGTACCTCGTCGACTCCGGTGGCGCCTTCCTGCCCATGCAGGACGAGGTCTTCCCGGACCGCGAGCACTTCGGGCGGATCTTCTACAACCAGGCCCGGATGTCCGGCGCCGGGATCCCGCAGATCGCGGCCGTCCTCGGGTCGTGCACGGCCGGTGGCGCCTATGTCCCCGCCATGAGCGACGAGGCCGTCATCGTCCGCGACCAGGGCACGATCTTCCTCGGCGGCCCCCCGCTGGTGAAGGCCGCCACCGGCGAGGTCGTCACGGCGGAAGAACTCGGTGGCGGCGAGGTCCACTCCCGGGTGTCCGGCGTGACCGACCACCTCGCCGAGGACGACGCGCACGCACTGCGGATCGTGCGGGACATCGTCGCCACCCTCCCCGCGCGCGGGGCGCTCCCCTGGGAGGTCACCGCCGCCACCGAACCGAAGGTCGACCCCTACGGTCTCTACGGCGCCGTCCCCGTCGACTCCCGCACCCCCTACGACGTACGCGAGGTCATCGCGCGCGTGGTCGACGGCTCCCGTTTCGCGGAGTTCAAGGCCGAGTTCGGGCAGACCCTCGTCACCGGCTTCGCCCGTATCCACGGCCACCCGGTCGGCATCGTCGCCAACAACGGCATCCTGTTCTCCGAGTCCGCCCAGAAGGGCGCCCACTTCATCGAGCTGTGCGACCAGCGCGGGATCCCCCTGGTCTTCCTCCAGAACATCTCGGGCTTCATGGTCGGCAAGGACTACGAGGCGGGCGGCATCGCCAAGCACGGCGCCAAGATGGTCACGGCCGTGGCCTGCACGCGCGTGCCGAAGCTGACGGTGGTGGTCGGCGGCTCGTACGGCGCCGGGAACTACTCCATGTGCGGGCGCGCGTACTCGCCCCGCTTCCTCTGGATGTGGCCGGGCGCCAAGATCTCCGTCATGGGCGGCGAGCAGGCCGCCTCCGTCCTCGCGACCGTCAAGCGGGACCAGTTGGAGGCGCGGGGCGAGGACTGGCCGGCCGAGGACGAGGACGCGTTCAAGGCGCCGATCCGGCAGCAGTACGAGCGCCAGGGCAGCGCCTACTACGCGACGGCCCGCCTCTGGGACGACGGCGTGATCGACCCGCTGGAGACCCGTCAGGTGCTGGGCCTCGCCCTGACCGCCTGTGCCAACGCGCCCCTGGGTGAGCCCCAGTTCGGCGTCTTCCGGATGTGAGGGGGACTGTGACGATGACGACGACAATGACGACGACGCAGACCATGTTCGACACGGTCCTCGTGGCCAACCGGGGTGAGATCGCCGTCCGCGTGATCCGTACGCTCCGCTCGCTGGGCGTGCGCTCGGTGGCCGTCTTCTCCGACGCGGACGCCGACGCGCGCCACGTCCGGGAGGCGGACACGGCGGTACGGATCGGTCCGGCGCCGGCCGCCGAGAGCTATCTGTCCGTGGAGCGGCTGCTGGAGGCGGCGGCCCGCACCGGTGCCCAGGCCGTCCACCCGGGATACGGCTTCCTCGCGGAGAACGCCGGCTTCGCGCGCGCGTGCGCCGACGCCGGGCTCGTCTTCATCGGACCGCCCGCCGACGCCATCTCCCTCATGGGCGACAAGATCCGCGCCAAGGAGACGGTGAAGGCGGCCGGGGTGCCGGTCGTCCCGGGCTCCAGCGGCAGCGGGCTCACGGACGTCCAACTCGCCGACGCCGCCCGCGAGATCGGCATGCCCGTGCTGCTCAAGCCCTCCGCCGGCGGTGGCGGCAAGGGCATGCGGCTGGTCCGGGACGCGGCCGTGCTGGGCGACGAGATCGCCGCCGCCCGCCGTGAGGCCCGCGCCTCCTTCGGCGACGACACCCTCCTCGTCGAGCGGTGGATCGACCGGCCCCGGCACATCGAGATCCAGGTGCTGGCGGACGGCCACGGCAATGTCGTCCATCTCGGCGAGCGCGAGTGCTCCCTGCAGCGCCGGCACCAGAAGGTCATCGAAGAGGCGCCGTCCGTCCTGCTGGACGAGGCCACGCGCGCGTCGATGGGCGAGGCGGCGGTCCAGGCGGCGCGCTCCTGCGGCTACCGGGGCGCGGGCACGGTGGAGTTCATCGTGCCGGGCGGCGACCCGTCCTCGTACTACTTCATGGAGATGAACACCCGCCTCCAGGTGGAACACCCGGTCACCGAGCTGATCACGGGGCTGGACCTGGTGGAGTGGCAGCTGCGGGTGGCGGCGGGCGAGGAACTGCCGTACAGGCAGGACGACGTCACGCTCACCGGGCACGCGATCGAGGCCCGCGTCTGCGCCGAGGACCCCTCCCGCGGGTTCCTGCCGTCCGGCGGCACGGTGCTGCGGCTGCACGAGCCCCAGGGCGACGGCATCCGCACCGACTCCGGGCTCAGCGAGGGCACCGAGGTCGGCAGCCTGTACGACCCGATGCTGTCCAAGGTGATCGCGTACGGCCCCGACCGCGCCACCGCGCTCCGCAAGCTCCGGGCCGCCCTCGCGGAGACGGTCACGCTGGGCGTGCAGACGAACGCCGGGTTCCTGCGGCGGCTGCTCGCGCATCCGGCGGTCGTCGCGGGCGAGTTGGACACGGGGCTGGTGGAGCGCGTGGTGGACGAGCTGGTCTCCACGGACGTACCGGACGAGGTGTACGAGGCCGCCGCGGCCGTACGCCTGGACGCGCTGCGGCCTCGCGGTGAGGGGTGGACCGACCCGTTCTCCGTGCCGAGCGGATGGCGGCTGGGCGGCGAGCCCAGGCCCGTCGGCTTCCACCTGCGGATCACCGAGCCCGTGGAGTACACCCCGCGCGGCACCCACTCCGTCACGGACGACCACGTGGCCGTCACCCTCGACGGCGTCCGCCACACCTTCCACCGCGCCGCCCTGCCGGACGGCACCTGGCTGGGCCGCGACGGCGACGCCTGGCACGTGCGCGACCACGACCCGGTGGCCGCCTCGCTCACCGGGGCCGCCCATGCGGGCGCCGACTCGCTCACCGCGCCCATGCCGGGGACGGTGACGGTGGTGAAGGTCGCCGTCGGGGACGAAGTGGCCGCCGGGCAGAGCCTGCTGGTCGTCGAGGCGATGAAGATGGAGCACGTCATCTCCGCCCCGCACGCCGGCACGGTCGCCGAACTGGACGTCATGCCGGGCACGACGGTCGCCATGGACCAGGTCCTGGCCGTCGTCACCCCGGTGGAGGAGGACTGATGACGCTGCCCATGACGGTGCCGGCCCAGGGCCTGCCCGCCCGTGTACGGATCCACGAGGTCGGCGCGCGCGACGGCCTGCAGAACGAGTCGGCGACCGTGCCGACCGAGATCAAGGCGGAGTTCGTCCGCCGCCTGGCCGACGCGGGGCTGACGACGATCGAGGCCACCAGCTTCGTCCACCCCAAGTGGGTGCCCCAACTCGCGGACGCCGAGCGGCTGTTCCCGCTGGTCGGCGGCCTGGAGGGCGTACACCTGCCCGTCCTGGTCCCCAACGACCGGGGCCTGGACCGCGCCCTGGCGCTCGGCGCCCGACGGGTCGCCGTCTTCGCCAGCGCGACCGAGTCCTTCGCGAAGGCCAACCTGAACCGGACGGTGGACGAGGCGCTGGCCATGTTCGAGCCGGTGGTGACGAGGGCGAAGGCGGAGGACGTGCACGTCCGCGGCTATCTCTCGATGTGCTTCGGCGACCCGTGGGAAGGCGCTGTCCCGGTCCCCCAGGTCGTCCGGGTCTGCAGGGCGCTGGTCGACATGGGCTGCGACGAGCTGAGTCTCGGCGACACGATCGGGGTGGCCACCCCGGGACACGTGACGGCTCTCCTGACGGCACTGCGGGAAGCCCGCATCCCGGCGGCAGCCGTGGGCGTCCACTTCCACGACACCTACGGCCAGGCACTGGCCAACACCTATGCCGCCCTCCACCACGGCGTCACCACGGTCGACGCCTCCGCGGGCGGCCTCGGCGGCTGCCCGTACGCCAAGTCCGCCACCGGCAATCTCGCTACCGAAGACCTCGTGTGGATGCTTCAGGGCCTCGGCATCGACACCGGGGTCGACCTGGACCGTCTCGTCGCCACGAGCACGTGGATGGCCGAACAACTGGGCCGACCCAGCCCGTCCCGCACCGTCCGAGCCCTCTCCCACAAGGAGCAGTGAACTGCCATGGACCACCGTCTCTCCCCCGAACTGGAGGAACTCCGCCGCACGGTGGAGGAGTTCGCCCACGACGTCGTGGCGCCGAAGATCGGCGACTTCTACGAGCGTCATGAGTTCCCGTACGAGATCGTGCGGGAGATGGGCCGCATGGGGTTGTTCGGCCTGCCGTTCCCGGAGGAGTACGGCGGTATGGGCGGCGACTACCTGGCACTGGGCATCGCGCTGGAGGAACTGGCCCGCGTGGACTCCTCGGTCGCCATCACGCTCGAAGCGGGCGTCTCGCTCGGCGCCATGCCGATCCATCTCTTCGGCACGGAGGAGCAGAAGCGGGAGTGGCTCCCGCGGCTGTGCTCCGGCGAGACCCTCGGCGCCTTCGGGCTGACCGAGCCCGACGGCGGCTCGGACGCGGGCGCGACCCGGACGACGGCCCGGCTCGACCCGGAGACCGGCGAATGGGTGATCAACGGCACCAAGTGCTTCATCACCAACTCCGGCACGGACATCACCGGGCTGGTCACGGTGACGGCGGTGACCGGCCGCAAGCCGGACGGCAAGCCGCTCATCTCGTCGATCATCGTCCCGTCCGGCACCCCCGGCTTCACGGTCGCGGCCCCGTACTCCAAGGTCGGCTGGAACGCCTCCGACACCCGTGAGCTGTCCTTCGCGGACGTCCGGGTCCCGGCGGCCAATCTCCTGGGCGAGGAGGGCCGTGGCTACGCCCAGTTCCTGCGCATCCTGGACGAGGGCCGCATCGCCATCGCGGCGCTGGCCACCGGCCTGGCGCAGGGCTGCGTCGACGAGTCGGTGAAGTACGCCAAGGAACGCCACGCCTTCGGCCGCCCCATCGGCGCCAACCAGGCCATCCAGTTCAAGATCGCCGACATGGAGATGAAGGCCCACACGTCCCGCCTCGCCTGGCGCGACGCGGCGAGCCGCCTCGTCGCCGGGGAACCCTTCAAGAAGGAGGCGGCCCTGGCGAAGCTGTACTCGTCCACGGTCGCCGTGGACAACGCCCGGGACGCCACCCAGGTCCATGGCGGCTACGGCTTCATGAACGAGTACCCGGTGGCCCGGATGTGGCGGGACTCCAAGATCCTGGAGATCGGGGAGGGCACGAGCGAGGTGCAGCGGATGCTGATCGCGAGGGAGTTGGGGCTGGTGGGCTGATTTCCGGAACGGGGACGCCCCGAGGTGAGCGAGGCCCAATGACCCTTGATTGCAAGGGAATTGGGCCTTGCGGGCTGGCACACATCCCGCACAACCCGCGCACAGCTTCGATCACAAGGACCCCCACCCCTGGACATCAGCTCAGGTTAGGCTAACCTACCTTCGAATTGTCCGGCGGGCGATCCGCCCTGTTCGAAAGCAGCGTAGCCATGCCCAACGCCAGAGCCACCCACCTCACCCGCCGCGGCATCCTCGCCGCCGGTGGCGCCCTCGGTCTCGGGGCCGTGCTCGCGGCCTGCGGAGACGACGACGCGAAAAGCGAGGGCTCCAGCGAGGCCACGACCGCTGCCAAGTCCGGTCCCTGGACGTTCAAGGACGACCGCGGCACGACGGTGAAGCTCGACAAGGTGCCGACGAGCATCGTCGCTTTCACCGGTGTCGCCGCCGCCCTCTACGACTACGGCATTCCGGTCAAGGGCGTCTTCGGCCCGACCACGACCCCCGACGGCAAGCCCGACGTCCAGGCCGGCGACCTGGACGTCAGCAAGGTCACCGTCCTCGGTAACGCCTGGGGCAAGCTCAACGTCGAGAAGTACGCGGCGCTCGCTCCCGAGGTGCTCATCACCACGACGTTCGATGACGCGGGCACCCTCTGGTCCGTGCCGGAGGAGTCCAAGGACAAGATCGCCCAACTCGCCCCGAGCGTCGCCATCTCCGTCTACAACCGCCAGATCACGCAGCCGCTGCAGCGCATGTGGCAGCTGGCCGAGTCGCTCGGCGCGGACATGAAGGCCGACAAGGTCGTTCAGGCCAAGAAGGACTTCGAGGCCGCCGCCGCCCGGCTGCGTGCCGCCGCGAAGGCCAAGCCCGACATCAGGGTGCTGGCCGGTTCCGCCGCGGACACCATCTTCTACGTGTCCGGCACCAACTTCTCCATCGACCTTGAGTACTTCAAGGCCCTCGGCGTGAACTTCGTCGAGCCGTCGGAGAAGGCCAAGGCGAAGTCCGGCGGCTGGTTCGAGGACCTGAGCTGGGAGAACGTCGACAAGTACCCGGCCGACATCATCATGATGGACGACCGCTCCTCGACGATCCAGCCGGCCGACATCACCGAGGCGACCTGGAAGAAGCTGCCCGCCGTCAAGGCCGGCCAGGTCATCTCCCGCTCCCCCGAGCCGATCCTGTCCTACGACAAGTGCACCCCGCTTCTCACGAGCCTCGCCGAGGCCATCGAGAAGGCCAAGAAGGTCGCGTAGGCGCTCCGCCGGGAGAGCCGGTTCAGCGCCGTAGGTCCACCGCACCGTGGTGAACTGCGCGTCCGCCGTGGCTGGTCGCGCCCACGCGGCGGAACCGCATATGAGCACAGTCCCGCGCCCCTTCGGGGCGCGTCACCTCAGGAGCACATATGACTACCGCCGTAGCCGCCCCGTTCCGTTTCTTCTCCCTCCAGGTCGTACGGACGAGGCGGCTCGGGCCGTCCATGGTCCGGGTCACCTTCGGCGGGGACGATCTGCAGTACTTCCTCTCCGACGGGCGCGACCAGTCCCTGTCGCTGTTCCTGCCGCATCCGGGGCAGAGCGAGCCGCAGGTTCCCCTCGAACTCGGTGACGGCTGGTGGCAGGGATGGCGGGAACTCCCCGACGATGTGCGGGCCGTGATGCGGTCGTACACGCTGCGGGCGCTCCGCCGCAGCCCCGACGAGATCGACATCGACTTCGTTCTGCACACCCCGGCGGGCCCCGCCTCCGCGTGGGCCGCTCAAGCAGGCCCCGGCGACCCGGTGTTCCTGCTCGGGCCGGCCATCGCCGACAACCGGGCGATCCGGTTCCGGCCGGCCGACGACACCGACCTCGTGGTGATCTGGGGCGACGAGACCGCCGTGCCCGCCGTCTCCGCCATCCTCGAAGCCCTGCCGGCCGGCACCCGTGCCCGGGTGTGGCTGGAGGTGCACGACGCCGGGGACATCCAGGACCTGGTGACCGAGGCCGACGCCGAGATCACGTGGCTGGTCCAGGAGGAAGCCCTGGACGCCGTCCGAGCCGCTCAACTCCCGCCCGCCGAGCACCCCTACGTCTGGATCGCGGGCGAGTCCGGCCGCGTCAAGGCGCTGCGCCGGCACTTCGTCGCGGAGCGCGGGGTGGACCGGCGTCGAGTCACCTTCGTGGGGTACTGGAGGCAGGGGATGAGCGAGGAGCAGCTGCGCGAGCAGGCGTAACTGCCGCCGAAAGCAAGGCGATCGGGCACCTACCGCGACGTAAGTGATCGCAGTCACCCTTGAGGCCACCCTGATCCAAAGGAGCTTAGGTTAGGCTAACCTAAGTTCACGGCAGCCGCCGATGCGGCCCGGCACCCCCGCACTTCACGGCCCGTCCCCACCGGAGGACCTCCCCATGCGCTCGCACCTGCTCAATGACACGACCGCGGAGCAGTACCGCCGCTCCGTGACCGAAGGTATCGAGCGGGTGGCCGCCAAACTCGCCGCCACCGACCGTCCGTTCACCGGCGTCACGGTCGACGCCCTCGCCCCCGCCATCGACGCGATCGACCTCGACAAGCCGCTGCTCGACACCGCCGCGGTCCTGGACGAGCTGGAGGACGTCTACCTCCGGGACGCGATCTACTTCCACCACCCGCGCTACCTCGCCCACCTCAACTGCCCGGTCGTCATCCCGGCCGTGCTCGGCGAGGCGATCCTCTCCGCGGTCAACTCCTCCCTGGACACCTGGGACCAGTCGGCCGGCGGCACCCTGATCGAGCGCAAGCTCATCGACTGGACGACGGCCCGAATAGGCCTCGGCGAGAACGCCGACGGTGTCTTCACCTCGGGCGGCACGCAGTCCAACCTCCAGGCGCTGCTGCTGGCGCGCGAGGAGGCCAAGTCCGACAGCCTCGCCAAACTGCGCATCTTCGCCTCCGAGGTCAGCCACTTCAGCGTGAAGAAGTCCGCGAAGCTCCTCGGGCTCGGCCAGGACGCCGTCGTCTCCATCCCCGTCGACCACGACAAGCGCCTGCAGACCGTCGCGCTCGCCCATGAGCTGGAGCGCTGCAAGAAGGACGGCCTGGTCCCCATGGCCGTCGTCGCGACGGCCGGCACCACCGACTTCGGCTCCATCGACCCGCTGCCCGAGATCGCCGAGCTGTGCGAGCAGTTCGGCACCTGGATGCACGTCGACGCCGCCTACGGCTGCGGTCTGCTCGCCTCCGTGAAGTACCGGGGCCGTATCGACGGCATCGAGCGCGCCGACTCGGTCACCGTCGACTACCACAAGTCCTTCTTCCAGCCGGTGAGTTCCTCCGCCGTGCTGGTCCGCGACGCCTCGACCCTGCGCCACGCGACCTACCACGCCGAGTACCTCAACCCCGAGCGCATGGTCACCGAGCGCATCCCCAACCAGGTCGACAAGTCCCTCCAGACGACCCGCCGGTTCGACGCCCTCAAGCTGTGGATGACCCTGCGCGTGATGGGAGCCGACGGCATCGGGCAGCTCTTCGACGAGGTCTGCGACCTCGCGGTGGAGGGCTGGCAGCTGCTGGCCGCCGACCCGCGCTACGACGTCGTCGTCGAGCCGACCCTGTCCACCCTGGTCTTCCGCTACATCCCGGCGGCCGTCACCGACCCCGCCGAGATCGACCGCGCCAACCTGTACGCCCGCAAGGCCCTGTTCGCCTCCGGCGACGCGGTGGTCGCGGGCACCAAGGTGGGCGGCCGTCACTACCTGAAGTTCACCCTGCTCAACCCCGAGACGACGACCGAAGACATCGCCGCCGTCCTCGACCTGATCGCCGGCCACGCCGAGCAGTACCTGGGAGAGTCCCTTGACCGCGCGTCCTGAAAACCCGA containing:
- a CDS encoding DedA family protein; this encodes MEKLGGPGAGLAIALENLFPPLPSEVILPLAGFTASHGGMDVVGAVAWTTAGSVVGALALYLLGALFGRDRLIAVAARLPLVKAADVERTEAWFLRHGTKAVFFGRFVPIFRSLISIPAGVERMRLSVFLALTTAGSLIWNTAFIAAGYALGARWHEVTDMVGLYSKVILAVVAVAALAFVGVRLLRAGRGQRRRPVGAGSEERR
- a CDS encoding TetR/AcrR family transcriptional regulator, whose product is MATRTDAPTRREQILKEAARLFAERGFHGVGVDEIGAAVGISGPGLYRHFAGKDAMLAELLVGISGQLLTGAKRRLAEADGVPAEAVLDSLIEGHIDFALDDRPLITLHDRELDRLRDSDRKLVRQLQRQYVELWVEIVREVYPELTEPTARSAVHSVFGLLNSTPHLGRPGSLPGRGVTAELLHRMARGAFGAAGVA
- a CDS encoding carboxyl transferase domain-containing protein, with translation MHEAPELASAADPASEAWRANEEAHRALVEELRGKLAAARLGGGEKARARHTARGKLLPRDRVDTLLDPGSPFLELAPLAADGMYEGQAPAAGVIAGIGRVSGRECVIVANDATVKGGTYYPMTVKKHLRAQEVALENRLPCLYLVDSGGAFLPMQDEVFPDREHFGRIFYNQARMSGAGIPQIAAVLGSCTAGGAYVPAMSDEAVIVRDQGTIFLGGPPLVKAATGEVVTAEELGGGEVHSRVSGVTDHLAEDDAHALRIVRDIVATLPARGALPWEVTAATEPKVDPYGLYGAVPVDSRTPYDVREVIARVVDGSRFAEFKAEFGQTLVTGFARIHGHPVGIVANNGILFSESAQKGAHFIELCDQRGIPLVFLQNISGFMVGKDYEAGGIAKHGAKMVTAVACTRVPKLTVVVGGSYGAGNYSMCGRAYSPRFLWMWPGAKISVMGGEQAASVLATVKRDQLEARGEDWPAEDEDAFKAPIRQQYERQGSAYYATARLWDDGVIDPLETRQVLGLALTACANAPLGEPQFGVFRM
- a CDS encoding acetyl-CoA carboxylase biotin carboxylase subunit: MFDTVLVANRGEIAVRVIRTLRSLGVRSVAVFSDADADARHVREADTAVRIGPAPAAESYLSVERLLEAAARTGAQAVHPGYGFLAENAGFARACADAGLVFIGPPADAISLMGDKIRAKETVKAAGVPVVPGSSGSGLTDVQLADAAREIGMPVLLKPSAGGGGKGMRLVRDAAVLGDEIAAARREARASFGDDTLLVERWIDRPRHIEIQVLADGHGNVVHLGERECSLQRRHQKVIEEAPSVLLDEATRASMGEAAVQAARSCGYRGAGTVEFIVPGGDPSSYYFMEMNTRLQVEHPVTELITGLDLVEWQLRVAAGEELPYRQDDVTLTGHAIEARVCAEDPSRGFLPSGGTVLRLHEPQGDGIRTDSGLSEGTEVGSLYDPMLSKVIAYGPDRATALRKLRAALAETVTLGVQTNAGFLRRLLAHPAVVAGELDTGLVERVVDELVSTDVPDEVYEAAAAVRLDALRPRGEGWTDPFSVPSGWRLGGEPRPVGFHLRITEPVEYTPRGTHSVTDDHVAVTLDGVRHTFHRAALPDGTWLGRDGDAWHVRDHDPVAASLTGAAHAGADSLTAPMPGTVTVVKVAVGDEVAAGQSLLVVEAMKMEHVISAPHAGTVAELDVMPGTTVAMDQVLAVVTPVEED
- a CDS encoding hydroxymethylglutaryl-CoA lyase, with the protein product MTLPMTVPAQGLPARVRIHEVGARDGLQNESATVPTEIKAEFVRRLADAGLTTIEATSFVHPKWVPQLADAERLFPLVGGLEGVHLPVLVPNDRGLDRALALGARRVAVFASATESFAKANLNRTVDEALAMFEPVVTRAKAEDVHVRGYLSMCFGDPWEGAVPVPQVVRVCRALVDMGCDELSLGDTIGVATPGHVTALLTALREARIPAAAVGVHFHDTYGQALANTYAALHHGVTTVDASAGGLGGCPYAKSATGNLATEDLVWMLQGLGIDTGVDLDRLVATSTWMAEQLGRPSPSRTVRALSHKEQ
- a CDS encoding acyl-CoA dehydrogenase family protein; translated protein: MDHRLSPELEELRRTVEEFAHDVVAPKIGDFYERHEFPYEIVREMGRMGLFGLPFPEEYGGMGGDYLALGIALEELARVDSSVAITLEAGVSLGAMPIHLFGTEEQKREWLPRLCSGETLGAFGLTEPDGGSDAGATRTTARLDPETGEWVINGTKCFITNSGTDITGLVTVTAVTGRKPDGKPLISSIIVPSGTPGFTVAAPYSKVGWNASDTRELSFADVRVPAANLLGEEGRGYAQFLRILDEGRIAIAALATGLAQGCVDESVKYAKERHAFGRPIGANQAIQFKIADMEMKAHTSRLAWRDAASRLVAGEPFKKEAALAKLYSSTVAVDNARDATQVHGGYGFMNEYPVARMWRDSKILEIGEGTSEVQRMLIARELGLVG
- a CDS encoding ABC transporter substrate-binding protein is translated as MPNARATHLTRRGILAAGGALGLGAVLAACGDDDAKSEGSSEATTAAKSGPWTFKDDRGTTVKLDKVPTSIVAFTGVAAALYDYGIPVKGVFGPTTTPDGKPDVQAGDLDVSKVTVLGNAWGKLNVEKYAALAPEVLITTTFDDAGTLWSVPEESKDKIAQLAPSVAISVYNRQITQPLQRMWQLAESLGADMKADKVVQAKKDFEAAAARLRAAAKAKPDIRVLAGSAADTIFYVSGTNFSIDLEYFKALGVNFVEPSEKAKAKSGGWFEDLSWENVDKYPADIIMMDDRSSTIQPADITEATWKKLPAVKAGQVISRSPEPILSYDKCTPLLTSLAEAIEKAKKVA
- a CDS encoding siderophore-interacting protein, which translates into the protein MTTAVAAPFRFFSLQVVRTRRLGPSMVRVTFGGDDLQYFLSDGRDQSLSLFLPHPGQSEPQVPLELGDGWWQGWRELPDDVRAVMRSYTLRALRRSPDEIDIDFVLHTPAGPASAWAAQAGPGDPVFLLGPAIADNRAIRFRPADDTDLVVIWGDETAVPAVSAILEALPAGTRARVWLEVHDAGDIQDLVTEADAEITWLVQEEALDAVRAAQLPPAEHPYVWIAGESGRVKALRRHFVAERGVDRRRVTFVGYWRQGMSEEQLREQA
- the desA gene encoding lysine decarboxylase DesA translates to MRSHLLNDTTAEQYRRSVTEGIERVAAKLAATDRPFTGVTVDALAPAIDAIDLDKPLLDTAAVLDELEDVYLRDAIYFHHPRYLAHLNCPVVIPAVLGEAILSAVNSSLDTWDQSAGGTLIERKLIDWTTARIGLGENADGVFTSGGTQSNLQALLLAREEAKSDSLAKLRIFASEVSHFSVKKSAKLLGLGQDAVVSIPVDHDKRLQTVALAHELERCKKDGLVPMAVVATAGTTDFGSIDPLPEIAELCEQFGTWMHVDAAYGCGLLASVKYRGRIDGIERADSVTVDYHKSFFQPVSSSAVLVRDASTLRHATYHAEYLNPERMVTERIPNQVDKSLQTTRRFDALKLWMTLRVMGADGIGQLFDEVCDLAVEGWQLLAADPRYDVVVEPTLSTLVFRYIPAAVTDPAEIDRANLYARKALFASGDAVVAGTKVGGRHYLKFTLLNPETTTEDIAAVLDLIAGHAEQYLGESLDRAS